The segment AGAGCTCCCTGAAGCTGGTGCAAGAAGACAGATGGGATGCAATGCAAAATGAGAACATAATACACAAAGACAATGCTTCTAGAAACAAACACTAACTAAAAGCACTTATGAAACAATGGACACTGCAATGTTTTAGTAGACCTGTTAATTCAAACATGACAAAGTATAATAAATTTGATTGATGATCACTATTAAATTCTTGTACGTGCATTAATGCCAAGCCATCAAATTAACATTAATGCACCGTTTCCAATAGTGATCAAACGTACCAAGAGACAAATGTTTGTAGACGTGTATTGTGGTGTGCATAATACAAAATTAAATGTAGCAAGTGCATAAACAATACAATGTACATTACTAATAGTTTTATGTATTCAATAAAAATACAATTGTCAAAAAACATATTAAATATGCATTCAATGAGATGACACTTGTACGAAAATACATCCTATAAGATAATATTTTATTTAGATTTTGTTGGATTTCACTGAATGAAATAATATTTTCGTAGATATTTCTAAAATTCAAGGATCATTTATCATTATGAAGGAGACCAAAAACTTTATTGATATTTGAGATGGTTGTAAATAATATTGActatttaattgaaaaaaatacattttttgcaATGACGTTGGCATAATAGATCAATAAGAAAATAGATAAATAGTAATATTTGAATTGTGAGAAAATATGTCAAAATTGAAACTATAGAAATAtgaagaaattttaaaaaatagtttcatATGATTGACTAGCGTAAAAGGTAGAATGCATTAATAATCTTATCAATAGACAAAaactaataaacaataaataatgtcTCCTCAACATACTAAAATATATTTCCTATCGACCTAAGCCTTACACCCTCTTTCGCGCAAGTGCTAGTTAATATTTAtttctgaaaaaaaataaaaatcacctCGCTGCGTCGGGAAAAAGCTACCTGAGTGGAAGCGATGAAAAGGGTttaaaaagttaaaataaatattcatctgaGTTGCCGACATAATAATATTATAAGAACTTCCCGCTGAGAAGCCAAAAACTGGTAGCAGTTGTTGAAATGGACACCCCTCTTTTTGTGTCACTCCTTACTGTTTTCCCACTATCACTTGACGGGGATACCTAATTCGGCTTCATTTGGCGGACCCTGCTTTCCCGTTAAATGCCACTACCCAAAGCAGAGGCTCTGCCGTCTATTGACGTGAACGGGAAAATGACTGCCTCTACGGATACAAGTCACGTCGTAATCAAGCGCCACGTCAGTGAGGACTCCGAAGCGATGCTCACTTTGACGTCATGTGACGGGACTTTTTTCACTTTCTCTCAACGGCACACAAGTTCCGTCATCGGCAATTCACTCTGTTTATACGCGGTAACAAGTCCGTCCGATGACGGATATGCGGGAAGCCCAAAAAATAATGGCGAAAATGCCAAGATGTGACGGGAAATTCCCTGGGGAGTAGAAAATTGGCCTAGTAATTAGATGCCCTGCAGATCGTTTGTCTGTCTATTGACGGGAAATTTGAGGCTTAGGGTTTGAGTATAGCGAAGAGTGATGGAAAACCCTGGCCTGTGGTGTTATGCAGGAAAATTTGCAGGAACTTAAGGGCTGATAAACCTTGTCAGACAGAAACTTTGAGGGGGATATGATAGCAAACTTGCAGAAGtttatttgaaattttgaaaggCTGGGGTTTGAGAAGATGAGATGCTAGAATTCCTAGGTTGGTAAATTCTACTCGGCGGACGGCTAAGGTTTGAGAAGGATATTGTGGAGAGGAACTGGGATTTTATTTTCAAATAGAATCCTATTTGGGGAGAATTTGAAAGGGCTAGGATTTAATTGAAGGATTTTGAAAAGATACAGGGTTTTGAGCCCCTATTTGCACCTCTTGATGGAAAGTTTGATCGGTTAGGGTTCGAGAGAGGAACAGTGAAAAGGTTAAGGGATTCTACGTCGGAAAAGGAGAAAATCTGCTGGAGTAGGGTTGGATGCAGCATTTATAGAGTTTAGACCTTGAGATAAAGAATGGCGAGTGATGATGATGAGTATCGCAAGGCAAATTTATTGTCTCGGGCTGAATGGCATCCAGACACGGTGGCCCGCTTGATCGATGGCTACGGGGAAAAGTGCGCCAACATCAAGGGGTACCTGAAGACCAAAGACTGGGAAGAAATCGTGAAATACGTGAACATACAGTGCGAGGGTTCCAAGGTTCCCAAGACAATGAAGCAGTGCAGGGAAAAGATCGACAGCTTGAAGCGGCGTTACAAGCTGGAGAAGAGGCGGGTGGAGATCCGTGGCTCGAATCACGTGAACTGGTCCTTCTTCGATAAATTGGACGACATTATGCGCAATTTGAGGCGGAGCGGCAATATATCGGAAGGACATTCCTTTGAGGTCGCAGAGGCGCTGGATTTCGAGGGATTTGAAGGGGACAGCCGCTCAGATTTGATGATTTCCAATAATAAAGGTAAAGCATCTTGTATTGAGAATTCTTCAGATGTTTTCTTAGATGACGGAATGCACACCGACGGTAATAATATTCATAACAATATCAATAGAACGAGCAGTCGTAGGGTTCGGGTTGAACTCCAGGATAGCAAGGGTAAAAGACAGGCCGCGGGAGCACCGGATCGCATGTCTAAAAGAAGCTGTCTTAATCCAAACCCTAGTCCTCACGGTAGCCTTAGTCCCAACCCCGTCCGGGCCCTTGCAGATGCTCTGGTGAGTTTCTCTGAAATTTATTCTAGAATTGAGAGTGCCAAAATGGAGCTGTTTACAAAGATGAATTTGGAGCTTGCAAAgcttcacaagaagaagaagaaaaatccgtCTTCGTCTAGTATGAACTGTGCAGAATCCGACAAATGCAGGGCTTCCCAGTAGTTCTACGATGTTGATAACTGAGTTTTCTCTTAACGGGAATTAATGTGCACAATGCAACTGGGCAATTTGAGTGTTTTCCTTTGCTTTGAAGGAGGTGGTGAATAAGTTTAAGCGAATGTTGAGAATCAGTTATGAGGACTTGCCTCTTGTTAGAAACCAGCCTTGGTCTGTGTTGCAGAGGAAAAGCAAAGTGGCAATCAAGAAAGCTATAACTAGGCTTGTTATTTGGAGGCTGAATGTGATAATCGGGTGAGTCGTCTGTAAATTACAACTAGCTTTGTACTTAAGTCTGTTATGCTAGTGGTGTATGATGTTTACAAGATATCTATCATAGACATAGCTATGCATTTTCTTCACTTGCTTTGGGTTAAATTTTGCAGTTTTAATTACTGTCGGATACTCTAGCTTGATACCCACTCATGTTTGATTTCGGTAAAAAATTAAAAGCTGGTTGTATTACTGTTGTGATTTATAATTCAAAATGAGATGATGTTGGAATATACTGGAACTTTGAATGACTATGGCTTTAATCCCTTAAAAGTGTAATTTCTATCAGTACCATGTTCCCGTTTAATTTGTTCCTTTCTTTACTAGATTTTGATTAAGCTTGTTGGAAGAAACTTGCTGGACAAAAAACATTGATATTGATGCTCATACTCATAATTTCTAAAAAGTCACAATGATGAATTATTTTTAAGGGTTGTCTAAACTTTGTTtgaagcaaatggattcatgaatcAGCAGAAATAGAGTTTGAATATCCAATGATACCTCCAATTTTGGGAAGAATAAAGTTGTAAGTAGACAATGAGAAAGTTTGTCCGCTGGAAATTTTAGAAGGGAAATGCCAAATCTAATTCAGTAGAGTGAAAACATACATTATAGAGCACAGATTACTTAAACTACAGTCAAATTTGGATTGGCAAGGCCCCTTGCAAGTCTACAATTCATCTACTCTGTCGAATTTATATGCTTCCAACTTTCCAAGATTTGCTATGCACCAAAGAGAAGCTTGCTCAACTATCATCCAAACAGTAATTCTTGAATATTGATATATCTGGGAAGTAATTGGATTTTCAATTCAAGAACAGTGATTGGTGTTGAATTTTTCTGGATAACTTCACAAATCATTTTTTCTTCAGTCCATTAGTGCGTCCTTTTATCCATGAAGATAATTGGATATGCAATATAATGAACCATGGTTGGTCATGAATGTGATCTATATTCATTTGAGAACCAGGTTGCATAAATCAAATATACTACACTGTCATCTGCCAGTTTTTATCAGATGTCCTTATCTATAATATCTTCAAAGGCACTCTGTCTACATTTGTATGCCCATTCCCTTGGGTTACATGGGAATGTATTTTCTTAGAACCAACAGTTCTAATAATCCACACCTGCGTTAGAAATCTACAAACTAATGCTTTAAAGTATTGACCTCCAAGGAGCAAAAGAAGTTTTTTTTTTCACAAAATGAGATTCCACAATGCCAAGAAAAATTGTGGTGGCATAATGCTTAGGATTGCTTTTTGCGCCACAGGCAATTTGGCATATGATGTTTTATCTTAGTCTacaaattgatggttgtgcatATACGCAAATCCAAATAATTGATGCATGCCAATGTCTTGAGATGACATCATCCCCTTCCCAGCAATGAACTGAATGCTATAATTCAAAATATTTAACCCTTGAATTGTCAATTCCTTAGCCTTTTGCTTATTATCTCACCTTATTTGGAAATTAACTTGTCAATAAGTTTACTGTTGACTTTACTTTTGGATACGTATTATGCCATGATGATTGTGTAATCCAGTtagctattttttttcttttgacttgCTCCTCTCCGTGTTCACTTATTATCTCAAAACATGCTTGGTCCAAGAGAGCAGCTATaatttgatttcagaaaaaagtttAAAACTGGTAAGTTTACATTTTTCAGTGTCGTCTATTCGTTCTTAAAATTTTTGGCTGCCTTCCCTCATCTAGCTCATCTGTGATCAATTTTAGAATCAGCTATAAGAAAATCATTTCTTTCCTAATTTAAAATCTGTCTTGCTGCTCCATCCTTAATATTTGCTGTTTGGACTCCGTCCTAATTAAATCTCATGTTTCATTTGACTTCTCTGCAGGGCCTAACAACCTCTGCACTGAGAATTTTATCAAGCCTACttatttttccattcttctctGCAGGGTTAACACCTCTGCACTGATAATTGAATTAAACTCATTAATTTTTCATTCTTCTGTGCAGCCAGTGTAGGGAGCATGTTGCCACCTCCAGATTTTGGCGTGATTTAGTTTAATTTCCTAAGAACATTATTGTAGATGTATCCATAAATTACCAGCGGAATAAAATTAGATTTAAACATGAATTCTGTGTTGCATGCCCTTATAGATTTCCCAAAGTATTAGATAATTTAGTTTATGAATAAACTTCAGGTTTTAAAATCTTCATAGTGCCAAAGTTGATTTTGGAATGATATGTTAGAATGCAATTTTGTGTAGTTTATAATGACCTAGAAGAATACCGTGGTAGAATGATTTGAAATATGGCTAGGAACATTTGTGAAATGAGGCATTTGTCTATGATTTTTTATTTCATTACACAAATTTTTCCTCATTGGCTTCTCATAGCATCCGGTTCCCTGCTTCTCTTTAACCTCTTTCCCTTACTCCCTCACATCATCCTCTTGTCTCAGCCTTGTACATATCAGCTTAAGGAACTTTTCTTCTggctttatatttttcttttcttttttatctgGCCATCGAATTCCTTTATGTCACTATctttaaatgattatgctattttgaTTCGGTCAATGCTCCAGTTAATGCATATAGTCGTTTGGCCTATGTGCATTTATgttattgaaatttgatttaaaacatgtatttTTCTCTTAGTAAAATTTATTGCTTCCCTTCTCTCCTTTTTCTCTAAACAAATCAATATGCATAATAAACAGCTTCtggatggatttgattgtgtgcaagtttttaatcatcatcatggattgtggaaatctaaaaGAATTAATCAATATTCATTTTAGAAGTTATACATAACTTTTGTTTAGCCATGGTTAGAGTACATACAATATATATGATTGACAATTTTTATGCAGCAAGTGTAACATAGCTTGAATGTGCCAATATTTGGATTCTGAGTACTTACTTGCTAGTATAACTTGATCATAAATTCTTGAATCTCTGAAACTAGTGTCGGAAATTCCTGGAGCATAGCTTACAGCTCATAAATGATATTAACAATATAAAGTCAGGTTGCAGCTTTTATAAATTATGCTCTTTAGAATTTGAGAGAAGAGATTGCTTGTATAAGGCATTTATAATGCTTTCGCAGTTGAAACTATTCAACCCTTTTTCTTGAGTATTGAACCAGAACTACAGGCATGCTTTCAATTGTATAGGATTTCAAATTGATCTGTACATGAATACTGCAGTCTTCAATCCGGAAGAGGTGCATCAATGTATCAAATAATAAAGCTCTTTCTTTTTGGCCAGTATGCAAGAAATGATGTTTATTGGCTCCTCCTTTTTTGATAATGGTGCTTGTTTCCAGAGGAAACAGGAAAATTTAATAAACATTTTTCGTTTGCAAATGATTTTCTAATGGACATGTTGAAgtagtacccctcccttggggtatTCATATGAGATTTGTACCGCTGTACTTTTAAGTGAGATTGGTCAGAACTTAAATGTACATTCTCTAGCATGATTTGTACTTAAACTATCGAGTGAGATCGAATTTTGGTATTTCACATTAACAATCTCCCTTTCTTTCTGGGATTTTTTGTGGGAATTGAAGAGATCAGTCTGCCAACCAGCGAACGAACTGTATTTGGCTTGACAAGCTCTCATTTTGAGGACTTGCACATTATTTGAACAAAACCCTTAGCTTCTTATAATTTGATACCATAGCTGTATGAACAACGAATGTTGTTGATTAAAGTTTAAGTTGTCTGTCTATTTCTTAACAGTTGTTCGAAAACAAACTCTGCATATACCAGAGGAATATCTTTTTctatttgtattattatttttcttcgtACCGCATCTAAGGTTTTGTTAGCATTGCCTCCTGCATAGGTTTATTGCTATTATTTCTCCAGTATCAGTCAAGACGCAAAATTCTTATAGCTCACTATGATAAATCTATATCCCTTTTAGTTGATATTACTCATATATTCAGGAATCTGAAATATAAATGGATTCATCCTTTAGAACT is part of the Cryptomeria japonica chromosome 10, Sugi_1.0, whole genome shotgun sequence genome and harbors:
- the LOC131050900 gene encoding trihelix transcription factor ENAP1, whose product is MASDDDEYRKANLLSRAEWHPDTVARLIDGYGEKCANIKGYLKTKDWEEIVKYVNIQCEGSKVPKTMKQCREKIDSLKRRYKLEKRRVEIRGSNHVNWSFFDKLDDIMRNLRRSGNISEGHSFEVAEALDFEGFEGDSRSDLMISNNKGKASCIENSSDVFLDDGMHTDGNNIHNNINRTSSRRVRVELQDSKGKRQAAGAPDRMSKRSCLNPNPSPHGSLSPNPVRALADALVSFSEIYSRIESAKMELFTKMNLELAKLHKKKKKNPSSSSMNCAESDKCRASQ